In the Cydia amplana chromosome 14, ilCydAmpl1.1, whole genome shotgun sequence genome, one interval contains:
- the LOC134654082 gene encoding cytochrome b5 reductase 4 isoform X2: MSCFFNIRRNEQCQLSEDSEMPCCGCWWNGRQRHRPPDPPDTSGNPRNKCALQPGHSLMDWIRLGNSGKDLTGVGGRMRPVSPDELAAHNTQNDAWLAIRGRVYNITHYLPYHPGGPEELMRGAGIDATQLFDKVHPWVNYDSLLAKCLVGPLRLDRPDAEELFGPFTPSPKSENRLREPSKAQELVRKSMENLANCITPVRKKNSAKSEENVKGSPPSKIMQSLIQSSDLPVSISRRAAASPVKTSEKSVTAPSPLRFDWIQTSAKLTLSVYTGPLANPGGCARIIEGILFVEVAINGWVRTLKLVPEAKLLESLQLRVYAESGKIEVISHKAEPGLWKTCGEAVAGAASRVSTPRSVSCRVARVSRVSHDTVLLSLAAPAQALVAPLGHHVRVHRTISEVECVRSYTPVGEGWGPDTVRDSAIHLAVKGYDTGALSPYLTALQPGDEVTVSGPYGSFQLHTLKGVKEIYFVAAGTGITPMLGLLKFMLPRSNPRCERIHLLFFNKTEEDILFRENFEEIAKEDDRFSVTHVLSDAGPSWSGQKGRVTTNLLTQVIGKDSLKCREHCTHFACVCGPTVFTHTAIDLLKKLDMKDSCIHAFMG; this comes from the exons GCAATCCCAGGAACAAATGCGCACTGCAGCCCGGACACAGTCTGATGGACTGGATCCGGCTCGGCAACTCCGGGAAAGACCTCACGGGCGTCGGCGGCCGTATGCGGCCCGTGTCGCCGGACGAACTCGCCGCGCATAATACGCAAA ATGACGCCTGGTTAGCTATACGAGGTCGTGTGTACAACATTACACATTATTTGCCTTATCACCCTGGAG GCCCAGAGGAATTAATGCGCGGAGCAGGAATAGACGCTACtcaactatttgataaagtacatCCATGGGTTAACTACGATTCCCTTCTCGCAAAATGCCTCGTGGGACCGCTACGACTGGACAGGCCAGACGCGGAGGAACTCTTCGGTCCATTCACTCCCTCCCCCAAATCAGAAAACCGTCTAAGGGAACCCTCCAAAGCGCAAGAGCTCGTCAGAAAGTCCATGGAAAATCTTGCAAATTGTATTACCCctgttagaaaaaaaaattcggCAAAGAGCGAAGAGAACGTTAAAGGCAGCCCGCCAAGCAAAATAATGCAGAGTTTAATACAATCCAGCGATCTACCAGTGTCAATAAGTCGGAGAGCAGCTGCCAGCCCTGTCAAAACGTCGGAAAAAAGTGTCACCGCCCCTTCGCCTCTCCGCTTTGATTGGATTCAAACGTCTGCTAAACTGACGTTGTCGGTATACACGGGGCCTCTGGCGAACCCGGGCGGCTGTGCGAGGATCATTGAAGGGATATTGTTTGTTGAAGTAGCCATTAACGGCTGGGTGCGAACACTCAAATTAGTTCCCGAGGCGAAGTTGTTAGAATCATTACAGCTGCGAGTGTATGCTGAAAGCGGGAAAATCGAG GTGATATCACACAAAGCGGAGCCGGGCTTGTGGAAGACCTGTGGGGAAGCGGTGGCGGGCGCGGCAAGCCGGGTGTCGACGCCGCGCTCCGTGTCGTGTCGAGTGGCGCGCGTGTCGCGAGTGTCGCACGACACGGTGCTGCTGTCGCTAGCGGCGCCCGCGCAGGCACTGGTGGCGCCGCTGGGACATCATGTGCGAGTGCATAGGACTATATCTG AAGTGGAATGCGTGAGATCGTACACACCTGTCGGTGAGGGCTGGGGGCCTGATACAGTACGGGATAGTGCCATACACCTCGCCGTGAAGGGGTATGACACTGGCGCGTTGTCACCATACCTAACAGCGTTACAGCCTGGCGATGAAGTCACGGTGTCTGGGCCTTACGGAAGCTTCCAGCTGCATACG CTAAAAGGGGTGAAGGAGATATACTTCGTGGCGGCCGGGACGGGTATCACGCCAATGCTGGGACTGCTGAAATTCATGCTGCCGAGGTCCAATCCGAGATG tGAACGCATTCATTTGTTATTCTTTaacaaaacggaggaggatatCCTGTTCCGGGAAAATTTCGAAGAAATCGCTAAGGAAGATGACAG GTTCTCCGTGACCCACGTATTGTCAGACGCCGGTCCGTCGTGGTCCGGGCAAAAAGGCCGAGTGACTACCAACCTCCTCACACAAGTTATAGGCAAAGACTCTCTCAAGTGCAGAGAACATTGCACGCACTTCGCCTGCGTATGTGGTCCGACCGTGTTCACGCACACCGCCATAGACTTACTGAAGAAACTCGACATGAAAGATTCGTGTATACACGCGTTCATGGGATAA